Below is a genomic region from Verrucomicrobiales bacterium.
GTAGTGGCTCGGAGCGTTTTCCTATCCACTTGCCTCCCGGATTGAAACCAGTTCCCCAACTCCTGCGGGAGGCGGGGTATCACGCCTCTAATCTGTCCTTCCAAGATTTTATGAAGCCAGGTGGCAGCGTGGGGATTGCCAAGACCGACTATAATTTCGTTTGGGATCGTGGTGCGACCTATGACACCAACCACTGGACCGACCGGAAGCCCGCCACGCCGTTTTTCGTTCAGATTCAGCTGGCGGGAGGCAAGTATCGGGGGCAGGTTCCCCGACCGGAATGGCCGGCGAAAGTGAAAGCGACGCTAGGATCGGTCACCCGCGCTGAAGACGTTCGACTGCCCCCCTGGCTGCCCGATGACCCCATCGTGCGCGAGGATTGGGCGCAGTATTTGGATACCGTACGGTGCACGGACTGGGAGGTGGGGCAGATTATGGAGCGGCTGCGGAAGGTCGGGGAGCTGGAGCGCACCGTGGTGTTCTTCTGGACCGACCATGGAATTAGCCATGTGCGCGCGAAGCAGTTCCTTTATGATGCGGGGATTCGAGTGCCCTTACTGGTGCGTGGACCTGGTGTCTTGGCCGGTTCGGTTCGCGGAGAGCTGGTCGAGCACATTGACATCGCTGCCACCACCCTGGCGTTGGCGGGCGTTCCTCGACCGGCTGGCATGCAGGCCCACAATCTTTTCGCGTCCAACCCCGAGGCCAGGCCATTTGTCTTTGCGGCCCGTGACCGGGCTGATGAGACCGTGGACCGCATCCGATCCGTTCGGAGCGTTCACTACAAATACATCCGTAATTTCTATCCCTCACGGCCTTATCTCCAGCCCAACCGCTACAAGGACGAGAAAGCAATTGTCCAGGCGATGCGCCGTCTTCACGCCGAGAACCGACTCAATGCCCAGCAGTCCTTGATCATGGCCGAAACGCGTCTCGAGGAAGAGTTGTATGATCTCCAGACAGACCCCGACGAACTTCGCAATTTGGCCGAGGATCCTCGACATCAGCCGGGGTTGCGACAGCATCGACGCGCTCTGGAGGAATGGATGCTCCGCACCGACGATCGGGGTCGGGAGGTGGAGTCGGAGGCAGTTTACCTCGATGCGATTTACGACCAACGTCCAGAGGGAGGACGTGGAGCAACGAATGCCACGTTCCAACGCAATGTGGAACTCATGCGCCAATGGACTCGGGAGAAGCCCATGCGCCCGGAACTGCGGAAAAGCGAGGTGGCCGGAACTTGGTCATTTCTTACCAACGAGCTGGTGGTGATCGGTGTCGATACGAGCCGCGGATCGGGCATCGGCTATTTTGCGCGACGGGATACGGGCCGGAATGTGCTGAACCACTTCGATACGGGTCGGTTTGTTCAACAGTCCTACTACGGCGATGCCGACGGATCGACCTGGGGCCGTCAGCCTTGGCGCTACAATCCGGTGCAGGGAGGCGGTTACCGACAGGAGTGGCCTGCGGAGACTTTAACCTCGACCCAGGCGAAGGACGAACTCTACGCGCGAGTGAGGCCGCGACATTGGGGTACGGGTAAGCCGTTGCCGGAGGTTCTGATGGAGCAGTGGATTCGATTGGAGGGCGAGGTAGCGCGCATTCGATTTCGCATGAGCTACTCAGGGGAGGATCATGCCGAGGTGCGCGACCAAGAAATGCCCGCGGTGTTTGCGGACTTCGCCTTGGACGAATTGGTAACTTACCAAGGGAGCCAGCCCTGGCAGCGTGGCTCCATGAAGCGCCTCGCCGTGGTGGCGTCGGATCCTCCACGCAATGAATACTTGCGTCGGGATGAGGAATGGGCTGCGTGGGTGGAGAAGGGCTCGCAGTGGGGGCTGGGAGTTTATACTCCCGGTTCCTCGGGCATGACCTACTATCGTTACGGAGGTGGGAAGCAGGACGGCCCCAATGGTTCGAGGTGTTCTTACTTCGCTCCCCTGAGAAAGTTTAGACTCACCAAAGGCCTGGTGGTGGATTATGAGTTGTACCTCACCATTGGGTCGGTGGATCAGATTCGTTCCACCTTCGAACATCGGCATGCCTCACTGCCGAAGGTGCCTTGAACCTGTCCCGTGACGGCCTTTTGGCTATGGAGTAACGTTGGTTCTCTTGGTTTCGGCATTGCCTGCTTTGACATCAAGGCTTCTACTGGGGGCAGTGACTGCCTTACCGATCCTGGAGCGAGAATTGCGCGTCGCGGCCCGACGTCGGAGCAGCTTCATCGCGCGCTGGGTAAGCGCCTTGGCAGCTGTGGTGGTCGGAGGGGCATGGGTTCTGTTGAATGAGGCTGGGCCCATGTTGGCAGCGCTCGGTCCGGTGGGAAGTTCTCTCTTTCAAGTGCTTGGCTGGTTGACGTTTGGTACCTGCCTTTCTGCCGGCGTGTTCCTGACGGCCGATTGCATCAGCGAGGAGAAACGGGAGGGCACGCTGGGCCTTCTGTTCCTGACCGACTTGAAGGGCTTGGACGTCGTTGCGGGCAAGCTCTTGGCGACCTCGTTGCAAGGCACTTATGGATTGATCGCGGTGCTCCCGATACTCGCGGTTCCCATGATTCTCGGGGGAGTTGGCGTTTCGCAGTTCGTCCTAACTTGCGTCGTGCTTCTGACCACTCTGTTGCTCTCCTTGGCGTGTGGCCTTCTGGTGTCGACATTCGTTCGTCAATCTCAGGCAGCCATGGGGGGAACCCTGGCGCTGGTGGTCACACTCAATTTGGGAGGACTTGGCTTCGATGCCGTCACTCAGTGGTTGTGGGGTGCGTCCTCCGCCCCGATCGCCAGCCTCACCAGCCCGGCCTTCCTTTTCAATTTGGCCTCCAACGGGATCACAACCCCGTTCTGGGTCTCCTGGGCGTTCCACTCCGGACTGAGCATCGTGTTCTTTGTTTGGGCCTGCCGAAGAGTTTCAAATCGGTGGGGGCGCGCCTCTGAATCCGAGGCTCTGATTAGCCGTGTCACCAGCACGCCTGCCGGAGCGGCTCCCATCCGGAGTCCGATCCAAGAATTGGATCCTGTGGAATGGCTGACGAGACCCGGATGCAGGGAAATGCGGCTGTTGTGGCTGGCGCTGAGCCTCTATGGAGCGGCCATACTCGCGTTTTTGGTCTGGTGGCTCGCCACCGGTATTTCTTGGGGAAAAACGGCGTTAGATTGGGGCGAGTCATTGTTAGCTTGGGTCGTGTATGGGTGGGTGACATCCGTTGCGACGCGCGTTTTCGTGGAGGCCCGGCGAAGCGGTCTCCTCGAGTTAATGGTGACCACCCCCCTCACGGTACGCGAGATGTGGCAGGGCCCCTGCCGAGTTTGGCTGCGGCGACTCAGCGCACCACTGCTCGCTTGGACATCGCTGAGTCTTCTCCTCGCCTTGAGCACCATCGATTTGCAGTTCATGGTTTCGGGACTTGCCACGACCGCTCCACCCCCCACCGCAACGACCAATCCAGCGGTTGTTCCAACCCCCTCTAAGGTCGTCGTCACGACGTCCACTTCTAACTCCGCGGCTGGACCAACCGTAACAGTGACGCGACCGTCCGCCGACGAGATGGCGCTGTTCCGATGGCTTGTGCCCTTCCAGGCTATGGGCGGCTGGATCGTCTTCTTCACCAATCTGGTGGCGCTTTTCGTGAGTGGCCTTTGGTTCGGACTCACGACGACCAAGCATCCGATGGCGGTTGCCAAGACCTTCGTATTCGTTCTGGTGATTCCTTGGATCGGGATCGGCTTTCTCACCATGCTGTTCACCTTGATGGGGGCTTTCAGTATGGTAAGCAATGGTTCTGTTTCGGTGGCATGGATGCCCTTTGTGATGCTCGCGGTGTGGAATGGCGCTCAGGTCGCGAAAAATGTGGTTTTCTTTCTCTGGTTTCGAGGGAATCTGGCCGCCCAATTTCGAGAGCGAGCCGTGGAAGCCCGGAAGTAGAGAAACTTTGGGGGGATGGTAATCGGCAGGGATCCTTCAAATCCCGCAGGCAGGGGTTGATCGAGAACTACAGCTGCTCCTGTTCATGACCGTCCTTGGTGTTCTAACGTTTTCCCCGGCCGGAATGGGACTGGGCCCGAGTTTTGAAACGCAAAGGACGCAAAGGACGCGATGAGGAACCAGAAGAAAAACAAAACCAGAAATGGGTGACATTTTCGTTGCGAGCCTCGTCCGAAAACGATCACCTCCCGGCTCTAGGAGACCAGAATTCAAGGTTTACTTTACCGCCTGGATCAGGCTACATTTTGCCAATTCTCATTTCAGTCGATGCATCTCGGGGGGGCTTGTGTGGTGAATCGCGAGGGACTGATCCGTTCAGATCAGACGCACCAGCGATCCCTGAACCGGAGTTGAGCGACACCTGGGACAGGTTCGTCCGGTGTTTAGTCTGTATTGAACCTACATTCAACATTGCCTGACCTTGTGAAACCGACGCTTCCTCTAGTTGCTTGCCTGGTGCTCGTCGTCACTGGCTGGCTGGTGCCGCTGGCTCCCGCGAGAGCTGCCACTGTTCCATCGGCCCCTCCCGTCCTTCCCGTGCTCCCAGGCGCGGTCGATCCCTCTACGTTGGCCAACCCGCCGAATCCCAACGATGTGGTGCGCGTGATCCGGACGCTGGAGGATGGCAAGATCATGGTGGTCGGCCAATTCACCGAGATCGGCGGCAATAATTCGTGGCGGCTGGCCCGTCTCAATGCCGATCTGAGCTATGACCTCACTTTCCAAGCCGGTCCCGGCGCCGACGGGGTGATCTACAGCCTGGCCTTGCAAGACG
It encodes:
- a CDS encoding ABC transporter permease subunit; the encoded protein is MTALPILERELRVAARRRSSFIARWVSALAAVVVGGAWVLLNEAGPMLAALGPVGSSLFQVLGWLTFGTCLSAGVFLTADCISEEKREGTLGLLFLTDLKGLDVVAGKLLATSLQGTYGLIAVLPILAVPMILGGVGVSQFVLTCVVLLTTLLLSLACGLLVSTFVRQSQAAMGGTLALVVTLNLGGLGFDAVTQWLWGASSAPIASLTSPAFLFNLASNGITTPFWVSWAFHSGLSIVFFVWACRRVSNRWGRASESEALISRVTSTPAGAAPIRSPIQELDPVEWLTRPGCREMRLLWLALSLYGAAILAFLVWWLATGISWGKTALDWGESLLAWVVYGWVTSVATRVFVEARRSGLLELMVTTPLTVREMWQGPCRVWLRRLSAPLLAWTSLSLLLALSTIDLQFMVSGLATTAPPPTATTNPAVVPTPSKVVVTTSTSNSAAGPTVTVTRPSADEMALFRWLVPFQAMGGWIVFFTNLVALFVSGLWFGLTTTKHPMAVAKTFVFVLVIPWIGIGFLTMLFTLMGAFSMVSNGSVSVAWMPFVMLAVWNGAQVAKNVVFFLWFRGNLAAQFRERAVEARK
- a CDS encoding sulfatase-like hydrolase/transferase — translated: MKSLMAAVFAALMSIRLGWAAVPPQPAATRANIVWILVDDMSPHLSCYGETSIRTPHLDQMATEGTRFQHAFVTAPICSISRSALMTGCYQTTIGCQNHRSGSERFPIHLPPGLKPVPQLLREAGYHASNLSFQDFMKPGGSVGIAKTDYNFVWDRGATYDTNHWTDRKPATPFFVQIQLAGGKYRGQVPRPEWPAKVKATLGSVTRAEDVRLPPWLPDDPIVREDWAQYLDTVRCTDWEVGQIMERLRKVGELERTVVFFWTDHGISHVRAKQFLYDAGIRVPLLVRGPGVLAGSVRGELVEHIDIAATTLALAGVPRPAGMQAHNLFASNPEARPFVFAARDRADETVDRIRSVRSVHYKYIRNFYPSRPYLQPNRYKDEKAIVQAMRRLHAENRLNAQQSLIMAETRLEEELYDLQTDPDELRNLAEDPRHQPGLRQHRRALEEWMLRTDDRGREVESEAVYLDAIYDQRPEGGRGATNATFQRNVELMRQWTREKPMRPELRKSEVAGTWSFLTNELVVIGVDTSRGSGIGYFARRDTGRNVLNHFDTGRFVQQSYYGDADGSTWGRQPWRYNPVQGGGYRQEWPAETLTSTQAKDELYARVRPRHWGTGKPLPEVLMEQWIRLEGEVARIRFRMSYSGEDHAEVRDQEMPAVFADFALDELVTYQGSQPWQRGSMKRLAVVASDPPRNEYLRRDEEWAAWVEKGSQWGLGVYTPGSSGMTYYRYGGGKQDGPNGSRCSYFAPLRKFRLTKGLVVDYELYLTIGSVDQIRSTFEHRHASLPKVP